The genomic segment ACGCCTCCGCGGGCGTCCCCGCGGCTTCCAGAATCCGCGCCGTGGTGGCAGTCAGGGGTTCGGCGGAAAACGTCGGCATGCGTTCCTCAGGTCGTTCAAGGCGGCGCCACCGGCACAGCCGATCCGCATCATACGCAGACGCCCGCACGTGCGCCCCGAGGCGGACGGTCGTCACCAACTGCGAGCTCTTGTCAACAGAACACCTGGCAGGCACAGTTGGGCCAACTGCCCAGACCAAGGGCCCAGGCCCGGGGAACCCCTTTCAATGGTCATTTCGCTTCGACCCATTCGCTTCGGCGCGCTGCTGTTCGCGTTGATCGTTGCCGGCATCGCCACGGCCGTGCCCACCTTTGCCGACTCGCACGGTGGCCTCTCCGCCGTCGTGACGCGAAGCGACTTCGCCGAGCCCGACGCCCACCTGGCGCACAACATCCCGGATCTGCGCGTGACGGTTGGGGACGGAGAGGTCGACTGCAACTTCCTCTCGCACTACGAGTCGACCGGCGGGATCATCCGCTGGGGCTTCGCCACCTCCGAGGTCGTCGAAGAGAGTGCCGGCAGCCTGACGCAGTACTACCAGCGCGGTGTTGTTGACTGCCAGGAGCGCGACGGCATGTGGCGCATGGAGCGACGGCTGGTGTGGGACTACATCGGCGGGGGCTTGGGCGGCGCGCCCGATCTCGGTGTCGAGCCCAACCTGCTGAGCGAGCAGCCCGGCCAGCCCGCGGGGCCGTGGGGACACCGCGTGTCCAACTTCGCCATTGACGGCGCCCCCACCGGATTCCTGGACTTCTATCGCGAATTCGGCGGCCTCCAGGCCTTCGGCCTACCCAAGACCGACGCCCGCCTCGACGACGCGCCGGGCGCCGTGCTCGGCATTGAGGGCGCCCAACCCGGCATCGTCCGGCAATACTTCCAGGCAGCGGTGTTCGAACACCGGCCGGGCAGGAACCAACCGGTGCAACTGCGCCTCCTGGGCGACGCCGTGCGCGACCGCCTCTACCCCTATGGCATCCACCAGGTGTTCGCGAGCTTCCAGGCGGTCGGGCCCCTGAGTGACGGCGAGGCCTACACGCCCGAGAGCGTCTCGGGCGCGGCGGCGCGGGTCATGCTCTACGGGGCCGCCAACGTCGACCACGACGCCTACGTGGCGCGGCAGCGTGACGCGCTGATCGCGCTCTACCACGCCACCAACGGCGGCGATTGGAACCGGAACGACAATTGGCTCAGCGATGCGCCGCTCGGCGAGTGGTTCGGCGTCACCACGGACGCCCACGATCGAATCGTCGATTTGGACCTCTCGCAGAACCAGTTGAGCGGCACGCTCCCGCCCGAGATCGGCCAGCTCACCACCCTCCGGCGATTGGATGTCCAGGGCAATCAGCTGCAAGGCGAGATTCCGCCCGAGATCGGCAACCTGGACAACGTGACCCATCTCTCCCTGTGGGCCAATCAGTTCAGCGGGTCCATCCCCGCCGAGATGGGCGACATGGCCAGCCTGCAGTGGGCCGCACTCGGCATCAATGAGTTAACCGGCTCCATTCCGCCCGAGTTGGGCAACCTGTCGACGGCCACCCACCTGGACTTCACCCTGAATCAGCTCAGCGGCGAGATTCCGGCCGAGTTAGGCAACCTCACCAACCTGGTCTGGCTGACCTTCTGGAGCAACCGGTTGACGGGCCCGATTCCTCCTGAGTTGGGCAACCTCACCAAACTGGAACAGCTGGACCTGGACACCAACCGGCTCAGCGGTCCGATTCCGCCCGAGCTGGGCAACCTCGTCAACCTCGAAGAGTTGTGGCTGCGCATCAACCAGTTGACCGGTGAGATCCCGCCCGAGTTGGGCAACCTCACCAGCCTGCAAGTGCTGGGTCTAGGCCAAAACGCACTGACCGGTGAGATTCCGCGCGAGTTGGACAACCTCACCAGCCTGCGAAGCGTCTATCTCGCGGGCAATCAGTTCACCGGCTGCCTGCCCGCGGCGTTGGCGGCGATTCCCAGAGGCGACGTGGACGAGCTCGACCTGCCGCCCTGTGAACCCGAAGAGCCGGAGGACACGGAGGATTCCGAGGGCGCGACGGAGGTCTAGGCCTGCCTCCAATGGGGCGGGTTTCAAACCCGCCCCGCTCGCTCCGCGTCCGGTCGCCTTGGCCTTGTCCGGTTCCCTCTCCCGCTGGGCGAGGGTTAGAGCCTGCCCCGGACTTGATCCGGGGGTGAGGGGTTTCGTTGCCCCAAGCCATCCACCCACGGTCTGACGACCCTCGTGGGCGCCCGGTCCGCCGCCGGAATCCGGTGGCCCGCGCTGCGCGCAGCGTGGGACTGGACGCACTTGTAGTCAGCCCGGCCCCGTTCGTGGTGAGCCGGTCGAACGATGAACGAGTATTCGCCAGCTTCCGTCACTCCGGCGGAGGCGGGAATCCAGTCCGGTCGAATCTGGTGGCGCGCCGGGTGCTTGGCTTCGGGCGGGTCTCAGACCCGCGCCTGCGAGACTTTGCAAAGGCATTCGCAGGCGGGAATCTAGCCACCGCTCAATCAGTTAGCTCACGAGCAGGGGCACTTTGCGAACCGCCCCGACCGCCCGCGTCGCGCCGCTGCTACCCCGCCCCGCTCGCCAGGGCGTTGACCTCGTCGGCCGACACCCCCACCTTTTCGGCGCTCTCGAGGTAGAGCTCCCAGGTCGAGTCGGGAATGTCCAGCGGCTGCCCGGCCAGGGCGCGGCACGAGGCGCGCTCGAAGTCGCCCGGCACCTGCACCTCGGTGAATCCCGGCGCGGGGCGCGTGTTGCGCAGGCGCTCCAGGTTGGCGCGGATGCCGCGCCGCACGTCCTCCGCGTCGCCGAACGCCGCGGGGTCGATCGCCAGCGCGAAGCCGCCGGCAGGATTCTCGGCGCCCTCCACCGCGGTGCCCACCAGGTTGGCGCCCAGCAGCGACACCATCAGGCCAACGGCATAGCCCTTATGACCGCCGAACGGCACCAACATCCCGCCCTCGTAGAGTTTGGCGGGGTCGTTGGTCGGGCGTCCGTCCTGGTCCAGCAGCCAGCCGTCGGGCACCGGAAGGCCCTTGTCGCGGTAGACCCGCACCTTGCCCTCGGCCGACGCCGTCGTCGCCATGTCGATCAGCATGCCGTCGTCCTCCGCCGCCGGCGCGCCGAACGTGAACGGCAGCGTGCCCACCCGCGGCTCCGCCCCGCCGAACGGGGCCGCGATGTCGGCTGCTCCCCCGGCCCAACCCATGCAGAGAAACGAGATCACGCCCAGCTCGTTGCCAAGCTCACCCCACTCGCCCAGGCGGCCGATGTGGGTCACGTTGGTCATGCCGCCAATGGCGACCGACGACTCCTTGGCCTTGGCCGCCACCACGCGCGTGAGCAGCTCGGCCGCAAAGTGCCCAAAACCCGAGTTGCCCTCGATGAGCACCGTGGTCGC from the Chloroflexota bacterium genome contains:
- a CDS encoding Ldh family oxidoreductase, with product MPSFPVEGLTEASSRVLAAAGAPDDIADQLAQWLANSNLAGHPSHGFQRVPEYVGLILEGKMKPAERPTIVSETATTVLIEGNSGFGHFAAELLTRVVAAKAKESSVAIGGMTNVTHIGRLGEWGELGNELGVISFLCMGWAGGAADIAAPFGGAEPRVGTLPFTFGAPAAEDDGMLIDMATTASAEGKVRVYRDKGLPVPDGWLLDQDGRPTNDPAKLYEGGMLVPFGGHKGYAVGLMVSLLGANLVGTAVEGAENPAGGFALAIDPAAFGDAEDVRRGIRANLERLRNTRPAPGFTEVQVPGDFERASCRALAGQPLDIPDSTWELYLESAEKVGVSADEVNALASGAG